From the genome of Streptacidiphilus rugosus AM-16, one region includes:
- a CDS encoding Lrp/AsnC family transcriptional regulator, giving the protein MDDIDRAILRELQSDGRIPYAELGPKVGLSPSAARQRLQRLIDAKAVQVVGVTDPMAMGGQAMALLGIRVDGDARAVADVLGGREEVVYSVLTSGTFDLFAEVVCREPRALLDFINDVVRPIEGVTAVENFPYFGIHTHRFAWDVG; this is encoded by the coding sequence GTGGACGACATCGACCGGGCGATCCTTCGCGAGTTGCAGAGCGACGGGCGCATTCCCTACGCCGAGCTGGGGCCGAAGGTGGGACTCTCCCCCTCCGCGGCGCGGCAGCGGCTGCAACGACTGATCGACGCGAAGGCCGTGCAGGTCGTCGGCGTGACGGACCCGATGGCGATGGGCGGCCAGGCGATGGCCCTACTCGGCATCAGGGTCGACGGCGACGCGCGGGCAGTGGCGGATGTCCTCGGCGGACGCGAGGAGGTCGTCTACTCGGTGCTGACCTCGGGCACGTTCGACCTGTTCGCCGAGGTGGTCTGCCGGGAGCCGCGAGCACTGCTGGACTTCATCAACGACGTGGTGCGGCCGATCGAGGGCGTGACCGCCGTGGAAAACTTCCCCTACTTCGGCATCCACACGCACCGCTTCGCCTGGGACGTCGGCTAG